In a single window of the Cupriavidus sp. P-10 genome:
- a CDS encoding MFS transporter has translation MSTAALDPARNPLRHDAQVIGLVGLAHGVSHFYHLLLAPLFPWIKTEFGLSYAELGLLMTVFFAVSAVVQTASGFVVDRFGARPVLFAGLAFLGSSALLLSASNGYAALLAGAAVAGLGNGVFHPADFTLLNKHVSQPRLGHAFSVHGISGNLGWAAAPLFLVTIANLASWRVALASASVVAFVVLAVLVVLRHVLDPREVRGAVGRPGAKAAGGSLLGFLRLPQVWVCWAFFLLTTFSAAGIQSFAPTALTYLYGMPFTLATASYTIYMLCSAGGMVVGGFAASRTSNHDRLIAVSFTVSGLIAILVGLNLFPALLVPVLMGVIGFGAGTAGPSRDLLVRAAAPAGATGRVYGVVYSGLDIGLACGPLFFGALMDARLPAWVFFMIGGFQLISIFTAVTVGNGNRSRRGAAAPAA, from the coding sequence ATGTCCACCGCCGCCCTCGATCCCGCCCGCAATCCGCTTCGTCATGACGCCCAGGTGATCGGGCTGGTCGGGCTGGCCCATGGGGTCTCGCATTTCTATCACCTGCTGCTGGCGCCGCTGTTCCCATGGATCAAGACCGAGTTCGGATTGAGCTATGCGGAGCTGGGGCTGCTGATGACGGTGTTTTTCGCCGTGTCGGCGGTGGTGCAGACCGCCTCGGGCTTCGTGGTGGACCGCTTCGGTGCGCGGCCGGTGCTGTTCGCCGGCCTGGCCTTCCTGGGCAGCTCGGCGTTGCTGCTGTCGGCCAGCAATGGCTATGCCGCGCTGCTGGCCGGCGCGGCGGTGGCGGGGCTGGGCAACGGCGTGTTCCACCCGGCCGACTTCACGCTGCTGAACAAGCACGTGTCGCAGCCGCGGCTGGGCCATGCGTTCTCGGTGCACGGCATTTCCGGCAACCTGGGCTGGGCCGCGGCGCCGCTGTTCCTGGTCACCATCGCCAACCTGGCCAGCTGGCGCGTGGCGCTGGCGTCGGCCTCGGTGGTGGCCTTCGTGGTGCTGGCCGTACTGGTGGTGCTGCGCCATGTGCTGGACCCGCGCGAGGTGCGCGGCGCCGTGGGCCGGCCTGGCGCCAAGGCCGCCGGCGGCAGCCTGCTGGGCTTCCTGAGGCTGCCGCAGGTGTGGGTGTGCTGGGCGTTCTTCCTGCTGACCACGTTCTCCGCTGCGGGCATCCAGAGCTTTGCCCCGACCGCGCTGACCTACCTGTACGGCATGCCGTTCACGCTGGCCACGGCGTCGTACACCATCTACATGCTGTGCAGCGCCGGCGGCATGGTCGTCGGCGGCTTTGCCGCCAGCCGCACCAGCAACCATGACCGGCTGATCGCCGTCAGCTTTACGGTCTCCGGCCTGATCGCCATCCTGGTCGGGCTGAACCTGTTCCCCGCACTGCTGGTGCCGGTGCTGATGGGTGTGATCGGGTTTGGCGCCGGCACCGCCGGACCGTCGCGCGACCTGCTGGTGCGCGCCGCCGCGCCCGCCGGCGCCACCGGGCGCGTCTACGGCGTGGTCTATTCCGGCCTCGACATCGGCCTGGCCTGCGGGCCGCTGTTCTTCGGCGCGCTGATGGACGCGCGCCTGCCGGCCTGGGTGTTCTTCATGATCGGTGGCTTCCAGCTGATCTCGATCTTTACCGCGGTGACGGTGGGCAACGGCAACCGCTCGCGCCGCGGGGCTGCTGCGCCGGCAGCCTGA
- a CDS encoding LytR/AlgR family response regulator transcription factor: MTPTLLIADDEALLARVLESELKSLWPEARIVSVVHDGMAALAAAREFQPRVAFLDIRMPGMSGMDVARELIEFDIPPLVVFVTAYDQFALEAFERAAVDYVLKPVQRERLEATVCRLKERLQTMADMADDEEDGEADDSAEAEAAMLDTDRLGQLLARLESLEHATPGAGGATQRQYLRFIKALVGQEVRIIPVDEVIYLEATDKYVNVVSSAGEALIRTSLRELTQQLDPERFWQVHRGTVVNIDCVASAVNQSLGRLSLRLRDRPELLPVARQYAHLFKQM; this comes from the coding sequence ATGACCCCGACCCTTCTGATCGCCGACGACGAAGCGCTGCTCGCGCGCGTGCTGGAATCCGAACTGAAGTCGCTGTGGCCCGAGGCCCGTATCGTCTCGGTCGTGCACGACGGCATGGCCGCGCTCGCCGCCGCACGCGAGTTCCAGCCGCGCGTGGCCTTCCTGGATATCCGCATGCCGGGCATGAGCGGCATGGACGTGGCGCGCGAGCTGATCGAATTTGATATCCCGCCGCTGGTGGTCTTTGTGACCGCCTATGACCAGTTTGCGCTGGAAGCCTTCGAGCGTGCCGCTGTCGATTATGTGCTCAAGCCGGTGCAGCGCGAGCGGCTGGAAGCGACCGTGTGCCGCCTCAAGGAACGGCTGCAGACGATGGCCGACATGGCGGACGACGAGGAGGATGGCGAAGCGGACGACAGCGCCGAGGCGGAGGCCGCCATGCTCGACACCGACCGTCTGGGGCAGTTGCTGGCGCGGCTGGAGTCCCTCGAGCACGCCACGCCCGGCGCCGGCGGCGCGACGCAGCGCCAGTACCTGCGCTTTATCAAGGCGCTGGTCGGGCAGGAGGTGCGAATCATCCCGGTCGACGAGGTGATTTACCTGGAAGCGACCGACAAGTACGTCAATGTGGTCTCCAGCGCCGGCGAGGCGCTGATCCGCACCAGCCTGCGCGAACTGACCCAGCAACTGGATCCGGAGCGTTTCTGGCAGGTCCACCGCGGCACGGTGGTCAACATCGATTGCGTGGCAAGCGCGGTCAACCAGTCGCTGGGGCGGCTGTCGCTGCGGCTGCGCGACCGGCCCGAACTGCTGCCGGTGGCGCGCCAGTACGCGCATCTGTTCAAGCAGATGTAG
- a CDS encoding sulfate/molybdate ABC transporter ATP-binding protein: MSIQVKNVEKRFGDFVALDNVSLDFDEGELTALLGPSGCGKTTLLRIIAGLERADAGQIVLSGRDASDQHVRQRQVGFVFQHYALFKHMSVFENVAFGLRVKPRAERPSEAQIREKVHSLLDLVQLDWLADRYPSQLSGGQRQRIALARALAVEPRVLLLDEPFGALDAKVRKELRRWLRRLHDELHVTSVFVTHDQEEALEVADQVVLMNRGHVEQYGSPEAVYNHPATPFVFGFLGNVNLFHGRLEVGETGGLLHTGEAVLPVVGSGHETAGDAVAYVRPHDLDLERYSPGADGIAVTLRRALTLGPVAQLELEREDNQDVIEVALPLERFRHAGFREGELLAVRPRQLRVFTQSNGTAPTKKQEAAR; encoded by the coding sequence ATGAGCATCCAGGTCAAGAACGTAGAGAAGCGCTTTGGCGATTTCGTCGCGCTGGACAATGTCTCGCTCGATTTCGACGAAGGCGAGCTGACCGCGCTGCTGGGGCCGTCCGGTTGCGGCAAGACCACGCTGCTGCGCATCATCGCCGGCCTGGAGCGTGCCGACGCGGGACAGATCGTGCTGTCCGGGCGCGATGCCTCGGACCAGCATGTGCGCCAGCGCCAGGTGGGCTTCGTGTTCCAGCACTACGCGCTGTTCAAGCATATGAGCGTGTTCGAGAACGTGGCCTTCGGCCTGCGCGTAAAGCCGCGCGCCGAACGCCCGAGCGAAGCGCAGATCCGCGAGAAGGTGCATTCGCTGCTCGACCTGGTCCAGCTTGACTGGCTGGCCGACCGCTACCCGTCGCAGCTGTCCGGCGGCCAGCGCCAGCGTATCGCGCTGGCGCGCGCGCTGGCGGTGGAGCCGCGCGTGCTGCTGCTCGACGAACCGTTTGGCGCGCTCGACGCCAAGGTGCGCAAGGAACTGCGCCGCTGGCTGCGCCGCCTGCACGATGAACTGCATGTGACCAGCGTGTTTGTCACGCACGACCAGGAAGAGGCGCTGGAAGTGGCCGACCAGGTGGTGCTGATGAACCGCGGCCACGTCGAGCAGTACGGCTCGCCCGAGGCGGTCTACAACCATCCGGCCACGCCGTTCGTGTTCGGCTTCCTCGGCAACGTGAACCTGTTCCACGGGCGGCTGGAAGTGGGCGAGACCGGCGGCCTGCTGCATACCGGCGAAGCGGTGCTGCCGGTGGTCGGCAGCGGCCACGAGACCGCTGGCGATGCGGTCGCCTATGTGCGCCCGCATGACCTGGACCTGGAGCGCTATTCGCCCGGCGCCGACGGCATCGCCGTGACGCTGCGCCGCGCGCTGACGCTGGGCCCGGTGGCCCAGCTCGAACTCGAGCGTGAAGACAACCAGGACGTGATCGAAGTGGCGCTGCCGCTCGAGCGCTTCCGCCATGCGGGCTTCCGCGAGGGCGAACTGCTCGCCGTGCGGCCGCGCCAGCTGCGCGTCTTTACGCAATCCAACGGCACTGCCCCCACCAAAAAACAAGAGGCCGCACGATGA
- the cysT gene encoding sulfate ABC transporter permease subunit CysT produces the protein MPPSLSLADAPTPGAPDAPASRAPRRPAKQRFTVLPGFGLSLGFTLFYLTLIVLIPLSATFLKTFTMTWDAFWSAISSPRVVASLQLSFGASLVAAIVNTVFGLIVAWVLVRYRFFGKRLIDALVDLPFALPTAVAGIALTALFAGNGWIGRYLEPLGIKVAFTPLGVVVALTFIGLPFVVRTVQPVLEDVEQELEEAAASLGANRLQTFQRVILPAILPALLTGFALSFARATGEYGSVVFISGNMPMVSEIAPLMIYSKLEQYDYAGATAVAVVMLVISFGLLLLINLLQAWTRRHQSGARAALAPEAPATGKEF, from the coding sequence ATGCCACCATCCCTATCCCTGGCGGATGCCCCCACGCCGGGCGCCCCCGATGCACCGGCCTCGCGAGCGCCACGCAGGCCCGCCAAGCAGCGCTTCACGGTGCTTCCCGGCTTTGGCCTGTCGCTGGGTTTCACGCTGTTCTACCTCACGCTGATCGTCCTGATTCCGCTGTCGGCGACGTTCCTGAAGACGTTCACGATGACGTGGGACGCGTTCTGGAGCGCGATCTCGTCGCCGCGCGTGGTGGCGTCGCTGCAACTGAGCTTTGGCGCGTCGCTGGTGGCGGCCATTGTCAATACGGTGTTCGGGCTGATCGTCGCGTGGGTGCTGGTGCGCTACCGCTTTTTCGGCAAGCGCCTGATCGATGCGCTGGTCGACCTGCCGTTCGCGCTGCCGACCGCGGTGGCCGGTATCGCGCTGACCGCGCTGTTCGCCGGCAACGGCTGGATCGGCCGCTACCTGGAGCCGCTCGGCATCAAGGTCGCGTTCACGCCGCTGGGCGTGGTAGTGGCGCTGACCTTCATCGGCCTGCCGTTCGTGGTGCGCACGGTGCAGCCGGTGCTGGAAGACGTGGAGCAGGAGCTGGAAGAGGCCGCCGCGAGCCTGGGCGCCAACCGGCTGCAGACGTTCCAGCGCGTGATCCTGCCGGCGATCCTGCCGGCGCTGCTGACGGGTTTTGCGCTGTCCTTCGCGCGCGCCACCGGTGAGTACGGCTCGGTGGTGTTTATCTCCGGCAACATGCCGATGGTGTCGGAGATCGCGCCGCTGATGATCTATTCCAAGCTGGAGCAATACGACTATGCCGGCGCCACCGCGGTGGCCGTGGTGATGCTGGTGATCTCGTTCGGGCTGCTGCTGTTGATCAACCTGCTGCAGGCCTGGACGCGCCGCCACCAGTCGGGTGCGCGCGCTGCCCTTGCACCGGAAGCGCCCGCGACGGGCAAGGAGTTCTGA
- the cysW gene encoding sulfate ABC transporter permease subunit CysW, translating into MAGAVSGRLGAQRQDRAHHKFDATGEAPWVRYTLITLAVLFLTLFLFVPLASVFYEALRKGVQTYFEALVEPDAVAAIQLTLTVAAIAVPLNVVFGVAAAWAIAKFEFRGKNLLITLIDLPFSVSPVISGLVYVLLFGAQGWFGPWLEAHDIKIMFAVPGIVLATIFVTFPFVARELIPLMQAQGSEEEEAAIVLGASGWQTFRHITLPNIRWGLLYGVILCNARAMGEFGAVSVVSGHIRGLTNTMPLHVEILYNEYNFAAAFAVASLLTLLALVTLGIKTLVEWRARKETEEVVIERPIGTTAGTAGTPLQASV; encoded by the coding sequence ATGGCGGGCGCAGTTTCGGGACGCCTGGGCGCACAGCGCCAGGACCGGGCCCATCACAAGTTCGATGCCACCGGCGAGGCACCATGGGTGCGCTACACGCTGATCACGCTGGCGGTGCTGTTCCTCACGCTGTTCCTGTTCGTGCCGCTGGCTTCGGTCTTCTACGAAGCGCTGCGCAAGGGCGTGCAGACCTACTTTGAAGCGCTGGTCGAACCCGATGCCGTGGCCGCGATCCAGCTCACGCTGACGGTGGCGGCGATCGCGGTGCCGCTGAACGTGGTGTTCGGCGTGGCGGCGGCATGGGCCATCGCCAAGTTCGAGTTCCGCGGCAAGAACCTGCTGATCACGCTGATCGACCTGCCGTTCTCGGTGTCGCCGGTGATCTCGGGCCTGGTCTACGTGCTGCTGTTCGGCGCGCAGGGCTGGTTCGGCCCGTGGCTGGAAGCGCATGACATCAAGATCATGTTCGCGGTGCCTGGCATCGTGCTGGCGACGATCTTCGTGACCTTCCCCTTCGTCGCGCGTGAGTTGATCCCGCTGATGCAGGCGCAAGGCAGCGAAGAGGAAGAAGCCGCGATCGTGCTGGGCGCCTCTGGCTGGCAGACTTTCCGCCATATCACGCTGCCCAATATCCGCTGGGGCCTGCTGTACGGCGTGATCCTCTGTAATGCGCGGGCGATGGGCGAGTTCGGCGCGGTGTCGGTGGTGTCGGGCCATATCCGCGGGCTGACCAACACCATGCCGCTGCACGTAGAGATTCTCTACAACGAGTACAACTTCGCGGCGGCCTTCGCGGTGGCCTCGCTGCTGACGCTGCTGGCGCTGGTCACCCTCGGCATCAAGACGCTGGTGGAATGGCGCGCGCGCAAAGAGACGGAAGAGGTCGTGATCGAGCGGCCGATTGGAACAACGGCTGGAACAGCTGGAACCCCCCTGCAGGCATCCGTGTAA
- a CDS encoding sensor histidine kinase, whose protein sequence is MERCFSTVATAPPSRLTILGRDLLFVLCMNTVIAVSLNYGFQTGGTLWHNFVYSQLIGLSIWLLIDIPRVVIWWNDRPRRWPFLLLAAAAVPTGVVIGGWATRVALDLPPKSVAETGDMLRMCLVVGMLASASMIYFYWSREKLAYLERQAALDALQREEAEKQLVRAQLMALQAQIEPHFLFNSLANLDGLIATDPPAARQLLQRLIGFLRMSLAHTRAEQCTLRQEFELLRSYLDIQGMRFGQRLSYDVDLPRELAKVEIPPMLIQPLVENAVTHGIEPCMIGGHIRLSARAAGDDAVQVIIADTGVGFGHASGKGSGLGITHVRERLARIFGAAASMQMEENTPRGVVVRLTLPLVRPVESPTLTQTVTVPESMPVSSPAIQRT, encoded by the coding sequence ATGGAACGCTGCTTCTCGACTGTCGCCACCGCGCCCCCGTCGCGGCTCACCATCCTCGGCCGCGACCTGCTGTTCGTGCTCTGCATGAACACGGTGATTGCCGTCAGCCTCAACTACGGCTTCCAGACCGGGGGTACGCTCTGGCACAACTTTGTCTACAGCCAGCTGATCGGACTGTCGATCTGGTTGCTGATCGATATCCCCCGCGTCGTGATCTGGTGGAACGACCGGCCGCGCCGCTGGCCGTTCCTGCTGCTGGCCGCCGCCGCGGTGCCGACCGGCGTGGTGATCGGCGGCTGGGCCACGCGCGTGGCGCTGGACCTGCCGCCCAAGTCGGTGGCCGAAACCGGCGACATGCTGCGCATGTGCCTGGTGGTGGGCATGCTGGCATCGGCGTCGATGATCTACTTCTACTGGTCGCGCGAGAAGCTCGCCTACCTGGAGCGCCAGGCCGCGCTTGACGCGCTGCAGCGCGAGGAAGCGGAAAAGCAGCTGGTACGCGCGCAACTGATGGCGCTGCAGGCACAGATCGAGCCGCATTTCCTGTTCAACTCGCTGGCCAACCTCGACGGCCTGATCGCCACCGACCCGCCCGCCGCGCGCCAGCTGCTGCAGCGCCTGATCGGCTTCCTGCGCATGTCGCTGGCCCATACCCGCGCCGAGCAATGCACGCTGCGGCAGGAGTTCGAGCTGCTGCGCAGCTACCTGGATATCCAGGGCATGCGCTTCGGCCAGCGGCTGTCGTATGACGTTGACCTGCCGCGCGAGCTGGCCAAGGTCGAGATCCCGCCGATGCTGATCCAGCCATTGGTGGAAAACGCGGTGACGCACGGCATCGAGCCTTGCATGATCGGCGGCCATATCCGCCTGTCGGCCCGCGCTGCCGGCGACGATGCGGTGCAGGTGATCATTGCCGATACCGGCGTGGGCTTCGGCCATGCGTCCGGCAAGGGCTCGGGGCTGGGCATCACCCATGTGCGCGAGCGGCTGGCGCGGATTTTCGGAGCCGCCGCCAGCATGCAGATGGAAGAAAACACGCCGCGCGGCGTGGTGGTGCGGCTGACGCTGCCGCTGGTGCGTCCGGTCGAGTCGCCGACCCTGACGCAGACGGTCACGGTGCCGGAGAGCATGCCGGTGTCGTCACCGGCCATCCAGCGGACCTGA
- a CDS encoding ATP-binding cassette domain-containing protein codes for MQMYPVEQAALAELEAGLARREAVRHEAEAPHRTGGVALRLRQVVKRYDGREVLHDVALDVAPGEFVAIVGRSGCGKSTLLRLVAGLEGADAGTIAIDGDAQDHAKSSRKRGADVRVMFQDARLLPWKRVLDNVALGLPRARRGEAAEVLAQVGLADRAQAWPARLSGGQRQRVALARALVHHPQLLLLDEPLGALDALTRIEMQGLIEGLWRRLGFTALLVTHDVSEAVALADRIVLIEDGHIAMDEPVALARPRERGAAGFAQLEASVLQRVMRQTPAAPSPLDAGTKRRAQRIDDGTHIDMTESSFAGAR; via the coding sequence ATGCAGATGTATCCGGTGGAACAGGCCGCGCTGGCCGAACTGGAAGCGGGACTCGCGCGTCGCGAGGCAGTCAGGCACGAGGCAGAGGCTCCGCACCGCACTGGTGGCGTCGCGCTGCGCTTGCGCCAGGTGGTCAAGCGCTACGACGGCCGCGAGGTGCTGCACGATGTGGCGCTCGACGTTGCGCCGGGTGAATTCGTCGCCATCGTCGGGCGCAGCGGCTGCGGCAAGAGCACGCTGCTGCGGCTGGTGGCGGGGCTGGAAGGCGCCGATGCCGGCACCATTGCGATCGACGGTGACGCGCAAGACCACGCGAAAAGCAGCCGCAAGCGCGGCGCCGACGTGCGCGTGATGTTCCAGGACGCGCGCCTGCTGCCTTGGAAGCGCGTGCTGGACAACGTGGCGCTGGGCCTGCCGCGCGCGCGGCGTGGCGAGGCGGCCGAAGTGCTGGCGCAGGTGGGCCTGGCCGACCGCGCACAGGCGTGGCCCGCAAGGCTGTCCGGCGGCCAGCGGCAACGCGTGGCGCTGGCGCGCGCGCTGGTGCATCACCCGCAGCTATTGTTGCTGGACGAGCCGCTGGGTGCGCTCGACGCGCTCACGCGTATCGAAATGCAGGGCCTGATCGAAGGCCTTTGGCGGCGCCTTGGCTTCACGGCGCTGCTGGTGACCCATGACGTCTCCGAGGCCGTGGCACTGGCCGACCGCATCGTGCTGATCGAGGACGGCCACATCGCCATGGACGAGCCGGTGGCGCTGGCGCGGCCGCGCGAGCGCGGCGCCGCCGGCTTCGCTCAACTCGAAGCATCGGTACTGCAGCGCGTGATGCGGCAGACTCCGGCGGCGCCTTCGCCCCTCGATGCGGGCACGAAGCGCCGTGCGCAGCGCATCGACGACGGCACGCACATCGACATGACGGAATCTTCATTCGCCGGCGCCCGTTGA
- a CDS encoding EAL domain-containing protein: MPGVHDPASAAKPLQRYLESLPRQPLADRQLWRDARGQVQGQFFNCSLTSAFEPLVTLADRQVVAHEGSIHTYADDGLGLAAWKLFAMAADDTTLVSLDRLSRLLHAINYFAADGAHKLVLNVHNRLLAAVADDHGAAFRRALQSLGLPLERFVIQVPASANDDLPLLLHVVGNYRRNGFAVSLQASDPAEAGALMAHALPEWLKLDMRRTWTDRQLAGLRASAANAGVTLIGRRLQNAESVERLQAAGIDLGQGAFAGALVSTSALRAQVAATGAPAAHELSKEPV, translated from the coding sequence ATGCCAGGCGTGCATGACCCCGCCAGCGCAGCCAAGCCGCTGCAACGCTATCTGGAATCGCTGCCGCGCCAGCCGCTGGCCGACCGGCAACTGTGGCGCGACGCGCGCGGGCAGGTGCAGGGACAGTTTTTCAATTGCTCGCTGACCAGCGCCTTCGAGCCGCTGGTGACGCTGGCCGACCGCCAGGTCGTGGCGCACGAAGGCTCGATCCATACCTATGCCGACGATGGCCTGGGCCTGGCGGCGTGGAAGCTGTTCGCGATGGCCGCCGACGACACCACGCTGGTGTCGCTCGACCGCCTGTCGCGGCTGCTGCACGCGATCAACTACTTTGCCGCCGACGGCGCGCACAAGCTGGTGCTGAACGTGCACAACCGGCTGCTGGCAGCGGTCGCCGACGACCATGGCGCCGCGTTCCGGCGCGCGCTGCAATCGCTGGGGTTGCCGCTGGAGCGCTTCGTGATCCAGGTGCCGGCCAGCGCCAACGACGACTTGCCACTGCTGCTGCACGTGGTCGGCAACTACCGGCGCAACGGCTTCGCGGTCAGCCTGCAGGCGTCGGACCCGGCCGAGGCGGGCGCGCTGATGGCGCATGCATTGCCGGAATGGCTCAAGCTCGATATGCGCCGCACCTGGACCGACCGCCAGCTGGCGGGCTTGCGTGCCAGCGCCGCCAATGCCGGCGTCACGCTGATCGGCCGGCGCTTGCAGAACGCCGAAAGCGTTGAGCGGCTGCAGGCTGCTGGTATCGACCTGGGGCAGGGCGCCTTTGCCGGCGCGCTGGTCAGCACGTCCGCACTGCGGGCACAAGTGGCGGCCACGGGCGCGCCAGCGGCACACGAACTCAGCAAGGAGCCGGTATGA
- a CDS encoding RBBP9/YdeN family alpha/beta hydrolase has translation MTQAIGPSAGPSPAAHATRLEIPRHLQVLTVPGLHGSGPGHWQSRWEQRFPDWQRVEQHDWSRPSLPLWAERVSEGVMRAQRVASRGALLVAHSFGCLAALRQASLDPAGIAGALLVAPADPDKFGVAGLLPTYRLPFPTIMVASRNDPWMPQRTAFSWGTLWGSELIDAGILGHINADSGLGDWPEGLALLGTLVQRIADAGDAGATEVTPAPWEAGVEVAPGAPYI, from the coding sequence ATGACGCAAGCGATCGGGCCATCGGCAGGACCATCTCCTGCGGCGCATGCTACGCGCCTGGAAATCCCGCGGCACCTGCAGGTACTGACCGTGCCGGGCCTGCATGGCAGTGGCCCGGGGCACTGGCAGAGCCGCTGGGAGCAGCGCTTCCCGGACTGGCAGCGCGTCGAGCAGCATGACTGGTCGCGCCCGAGCCTGCCGCTGTGGGCCGAGCGTGTCTCCGAAGGCGTGATGCGGGCGCAGCGCGTCGCCTCGCGCGGCGCGCTGCTGGTGGCGCACAGCTTCGGCTGCCTGGCGGCTCTGCGGCAGGCGTCGCTGGACCCGGCGGGTATCGCCGGCGCGCTGCTGGTGGCGCCGGCCGATCCCGACAAGTTTGGCGTCGCCGGCCTGCTGCCAACCTACCGCCTGCCGTTCCCGACCATCATGGTGGCCAGCCGCAACGATCCCTGGATGCCGCAGCGCACCGCCTTCAGCTGGGGCACGCTGTGGGGCAGCGAACTGATCGATGCTGGCATCCTGGGCCATATCAACGCGGATTCCGGCCTGGGTGACTGGCCCGAGGGTCTGGCATTGCTGGGTACGCTGGTGCAACGCATCGCGGATGCAGGTGATGCGGGAGCCACTGAGGTGACGCCAGCACCATGGGAAGCCGGTGTGGAAGTGGCGCCGGGCGCCCCATATATCTAA
- a CDS encoding CysB family HTH-type transcriptional regulator, with protein MNFQQLRSIREAVRRQFNLTEVANALYTSQPGVSRQIRELEEELGVEIFERYGKRLTGLTEPGREIVRIVERLLLEAENLRQAGDEFAGRHTGRLTVATTHTQARYALPRVVQAFRREYPHVTLALQEASPTHIVELLLTGQADIGIATEALATEAGLTSFEAYSWQHVLVVSPDHPLTRLPEPTLEDVAGFQLITYDAGFTGRRKIDSAFAEAGLQPEIVLTALDADVIKTYAELELGVGIIASMAYDERKDSGLVRINADHLFASNTTSVALRRGAYLRGYAHAFINMFAPHLSRDTVSSALSEQDRQALAA; from the coding sequence ATGAACTTCCAGCAACTCCGATCGATCCGCGAGGCGGTGCGCCGCCAGTTCAACCTGACCGAGGTCGCCAACGCGCTCTACACCTCGCAGCCCGGCGTGTCGCGCCAGATCCGCGAGCTGGAAGAAGAACTCGGCGTCGAGATCTTCGAACGCTATGGCAAGCGGCTGACCGGGCTGACCGAGCCGGGCCGCGAGATCGTGCGCATCGTCGAACGCCTGCTGCTGGAGGCCGAGAACCTGCGCCAGGCCGGCGACGAGTTTGCCGGCCGCCATACCGGACGCCTGACCGTGGCCACCACCCATACGCAGGCACGGTACGCGCTGCCGCGCGTGGTGCAGGCCTTCCGCCGCGAATACCCGCACGTAACGCTGGCGCTGCAGGAAGCGTCGCCGACGCATATCGTCGAGCTGCTGCTGACCGGGCAGGCCGATATCGGCATCGCCACCGAAGCCCTGGCGACAGAAGCCGGCCTGACTTCGTTCGAGGCCTACAGCTGGCAGCACGTGCTGGTGGTGTCGCCCGACCATCCGCTCACGCGCCTGCCCGAGCCGACGCTCGAGGACGTGGCCGGCTTCCAGCTCATTACCTACGACGCCGGCTTCACCGGCCGCCGCAAGATCGACAGCGCTTTCGCCGAAGCGGGGCTGCAGCCGGAGATCGTGCTCACCGCGCTGGACGCCGACGTGATCAAGACCTATGCCGAGCTGGAACTGGGCGTGGGCATCATCGCCTCGATGGCGTATGACGAGCGCAAGGACTCGGGGCTGGTGCGCATCAACGCCGACCACCTGTTCGCATCCAACACCACCAGCGTGGCCCTGCGCCGCGGCGCCTACCTGCGCGGCTACGCGCACGCCTTCATCAATATGTTCGCGCCGCACCTGTCGCGCGACACCGTCAGCAGCGCGCTGTCGGAACAGGACCGGCAGGCGCTGGCGGCCTGA
- a CDS encoding terminase, producing the protein MRDEPLLRWQWRGYGRNHQHPRNLLLHIVAVPMFMAGTVLGAYGILRLSLPAVALGLVCMGMSLALQGRGHRLEASAPEPFAGPADIAGRIFAEQWITFPRYVLSGQWWRTLIGQCGTPVTTRDCAETGQR; encoded by the coding sequence ATGCGCGACGAACCGCTACTGCGCTGGCAGTGGCGCGGCTATGGCCGCAACCACCAGCATCCCCGCAACCTGCTGCTGCATATCGTGGCCGTGCCGATGTTTATGGCGGGCACGGTGCTGGGCGCCTATGGCATCTTGCGGCTGAGCTTGCCTGCGGTGGCGCTGGGGCTGGTATGCATGGGCATGTCGCTGGCGCTGCAGGGGCGCGGGCACCGGCTGGAGGCCAGCGCGCCGGAGCCGTTTGCCGGACCGGCGGACATCGCCGGACGGATCTTCGCCGAGCAATGGATCACCTTCCCGCGCTATGTGCTGTCGGGGCAGTGGTGGCGCACGCTGATTGGTCAGTGTGGTACGCCCGTCACCACCCGGGATTGCGCCGAGACCGGCCAACGCTAA